In a genomic window of Amycolatopsis japonica:
- a CDS encoding zinc-binding dehydrogenase yields MVNRTEAAVLTEHGSALTLRELPLPEEPEPGAALVRITCTTLCGTDVHLWSGQMTFPGMLPMVLGHEMVGEVVAVGPGTTDTLGRAIAEGDRIGWSESTCGKCYGCTILREPVACEKRGYGFLQRSDVFPYATGGLVRYCYVTPGAAKLLLPGDVKDTWASMSGCAGKTVLRAVSRAGGIRPGATVVVQGAGALGVFATAVARISGAGDVITIGGPGDRLKTAECFGATATIPVDGTVEDRIERVKELTDGRGADHVFDFAGGPTIGEEAVAFAAQRGTIAIVGSTGPAPSPVALGTVMGKELTVVGSLNGDIADYHRSVDFFRTFADRLPWDELFSEPVGLSEASQRVESMSRLGELKAVIDPRLP; encoded by the coding sequence ATGGTCAACAGAACCGAAGCGGCGGTGCTCACCGAACACGGCTCCGCGCTCACCTTGCGGGAACTACCGCTGCCCGAGGAGCCGGAACCGGGTGCCGCGCTGGTCCGGATCACCTGCACCACGCTGTGCGGCACCGACGTGCACCTCTGGTCCGGCCAGATGACCTTCCCCGGCATGCTCCCGATGGTGCTGGGACACGAAATGGTCGGCGAGGTGGTGGCCGTCGGACCAGGTACCACCGACACCCTCGGCCGCGCGATCGCCGAGGGCGACCGCATCGGCTGGTCCGAGTCGACCTGCGGAAAGTGTTACGGCTGCACGATCTTGCGCGAACCGGTCGCCTGCGAGAAGCGCGGCTACGGATTCCTCCAGCGCTCCGACGTCTTCCCGTACGCCACCGGCGGGCTCGTGCGGTACTGCTACGTGACTCCCGGTGCGGCCAAACTCCTGCTTCCCGGCGACGTCAAGGACACCTGGGCGTCGATGTCGGGCTGTGCGGGCAAAACCGTGCTGCGCGCCGTCTCCCGCGCCGGCGGGATCCGTCCCGGTGCGACGGTCGTGGTCCAGGGCGCGGGCGCGCTGGGCGTGTTCGCCACCGCGGTCGCGCGGATCTCCGGCGCGGGCGACGTGATCACCATCGGCGGGCCCGGCGACCGGTTGAAGACCGCCGAGTGTTTCGGGGCGACGGCGACGATCCCGGTCGACGGCACCGTCGAAGACCGCATCGAACGGGTCAAGGAACTCACCGACGGCCGGGGCGCCGATCACGTCTTCGACTTCGCGGGCGGGCCGACCATCGGCGAGGAGGCCGTCGCCTTCGCCGCCCAGCGCGGCACGATCGCGATCGTCGGCTCCACCGGCCCCGCACCCTCCCCCGTGGCGCTGGGCACGGTGATGGGCAAGGAACTCACGGTCGTCGGTTCGCTCAACGGCGACATCGCCGACTACCACCGCTCGGTGGACTTCTTCCGCACCTTCGCCGATCGGCTGCCATGGGACGAACTGTTCAGCGAACCGGTCGGTCTTTCCGAAGCCTCCCAACGTGTCGAGTCGATGTCGCGGCTCGGCGAACTCAAAGCCGTCATCGATCCCCGCCTCCCCTAG